Proteins from a single region of Oryza brachyantha chromosome 6, ObraRS2, whole genome shotgun sequence:
- the LOC102716050 gene encoding subtilisin-like protease SBT5.3, which translates to MEDTTSPAAARSTRARLVLAAVVSSLLLLQAPSTVAAKPSYVVYLGGRRSHGGGVSPEEAHRTAAESHYDLLGSVLGDREKAREAIFYSYTRNINGFAAGLEPEEAAAVAGLPGVVSVFPNRGRRLHTTRSWQFMGLERGDGEVPRWSAWKVARYGEGAIIGNLDSGVWPESLSFNDRELGPIPNSWKGICQNDHDKTFKCNSKLIGARYFNKGHAAGTGVPLSDAEMTPRDDNGHGTHTLATAGGSPVRNAAAFGYGYGTAKGGAPRARVAAYRVCYPPVNGSNECYDADILAAFEAAIADGVHVISASVGADPNYYFQDAVAIGALHAVKAGVTVVCSASNFGPDPGTVTNVAPWILTVAASTVDRAFPAHVVFNRTRADGQSLSGMWLRGKGFPLMVSAAAAVAPGRSPADAKECNLGALDAGKVTGKIVVCLRGGNPRVEKGEAVSRAGGVGMILVNDEASGDDVIADAHILPAVHIGYNDGLALLAYINSTKVARGFITKAKTLLGTTPAPVMASFSSQGPNTVNPEILKPDVTAPGVSVIAAWTGAAGPTGLPYDQRRVAFNTQTGTSMSCPHVSGVAGLVKTLHPEWSPGAIKSAIMTSATELDSELKPILNSSRLPATPFSYGAGHVFPHRALDPGLVYDATATDYLDFLCGIGYNASSLELFNEAPYRCPDDPLDPVDLNYPSITVYDLAEPTAVRRRVRNVGPAPVTYTATVVKEPEGVQVTVTPPTLTFASTGEVRQFWVKLAVRDPAPAADYAFGAIVWSDGSHLVRSPLVVKTQVAG; encoded by the exons ATGGAGGacaccacctcgccggcggcggctcgctCCACGCGCGCGCGACTCGTCCTCGCTGCCGTCGTctcgtcgctgctgctgctgcaggctCCATCGACCGTCGCCGCGAAACCGTCCTACGTCGTCTAcctcggcggccgccgctcccacggcggcggcgtctcgCCGGAGGAGGCGCACCGGACCGCCGCGGAGTCGCACTACGACCTCCTCGGCTCCGTCCTCGGAGA CAGGGAGAAGGCGCGGGAGGCCATCTTCTACTCGTACACGAGGAACATCAACGGGTTCGCGGCGGGGCTGGAGCcggaggaggccgcggcggtggcggggctCCCCGGCGTGGTGTCGGTGTTCCCCAACAGGGGCCGGCGGCTGCACACCACGCGGTCGTGGCAGTTCATGGGGCTCgagaggggcgacggcgaggtgccgCGCTGGTCGGCCTGGAAGGTCGCCCGCTACGGCGAGGGCGCCATCATCGGCAACCTCGACTCAG GCGTGTGGCCGGAATCGCTGAGCTTTAACGACCGTGAACTTGGGCCGATCCCAAATAGCTGGAAAGGAATCTGCCAGAATGATCACGACAAAACGTTTAAGTGCAACAG CAAGCTGATCGGCGCGCGCTACTTCAACAAGGGCCACGCGGCGGGGACCGGCGTCCCGCTCAGCGACGCGGAGATGACGCCGCGGGACGACAACGGCCACGGCACGCACacgctcgccaccgccggcggctcGCCCGTGCGCAACGCCGCGGCGTTCGGCTACGGCTACGGCACGGCGAAGGGCGGGGCGCCGCGGGCGCGCGTGGCCGCGTACCGCGTCTGCTACCCGCCCGTCAACGGCAGCAACGAGTGCTACGACGCCGACATCCTGGCCGCCTTCgaggccgccatcgccgacggcGTGCACGTCATCTCGGCCTCCGTCGGCGCCGACCCCAACTACTACTTCCaggacgccgtcgccatcggcgCCCTCCACGCCGTCAAGGCCGGCGTCACCGTCGTCTGCTCCGCCAGCAACTTCGGCCCGGACCCCGGCACCGTCACCAACGTCGCGCCGTGgatcctcaccgtcgccgcgagCACCGTGGACAGGGCGTTCCCGGCCCACGTCGTCTTCAACCGTACGAGGGCGGACGGGCAGAGCCTCTCCGGAATGTGGCTGCGCGGGAAGGGGTTCCCCCTCATggtcagcgccgccgccgccgtcgctcccGGCCGCTCGCCCGCCGACGC CAAAGAATGCAACCTGGGCGCCCTGGACGCCGGGAAGGTGACGGGGAAGATCGTCGTGTGCTTGCGAGGAGGGAACCCCAGGGTGGAGAAGGGCGAGGCCGtcagccgcgccggcggcgtcgggatGATCCTCGTCAACGACGAGgcctccggcgacgacgtcatCGCCGACGCGCACATCCTCCCGGCGGTGCACATCGGCTACAACGACGGGCTCGCGCTCCTAGCCTACATCAACTCTACCAA GGTTGCTCGCGGATTCATCACGAAGGCGAAGACGTTGCTCggcacgacgccggcgccggtgatgGCGTCCTTCTCGTCGCAGGGGCCGAACACCGTCAACCCTGAGATCCTAAAG CCGGACGTGACGGCGCCGGGGGTGAGCGTGATCGCGGCGTGgaccggcgcggcggggccgACAGGGCTGCCGTACGACCAGCGGCGCGTGGCGTTCAATACCCAGACCGGCACGTCCATGTCGTGCCCGCACGTGTCCGGCGTCGCCGGCCTGGTCAAGACGCTCCACCCCGAATGGAGCCCCGGCGCGATCAAGTCGGCGATCATGACCAGCG cGACGGAGCTGGATAGCGAGCTGAAGCCGATCCTGAACTCGTCCCGGTTGCCGGCGACGCCGTTCAGCTACGGCGCCGGCCACGTCTTCCCGCACCGCGCGCTGGACCCGGGGCTCGTGTacgacgccaccgccaccgactACCTCGACTTCCTCTGCGGGATCGGGTACAACGCGTCGTCGCTGGAGCTCTTCAACGAGGCGCCGTACCGGTGCCCCGACGACCCGCTGGACCCGGTCGACCTCAACTACCCGTCCATCACTGTGTACGACCTGGCGGAGCCCAcggcggtgcggcggaggGTGAGGAACGTCGggccggcgccggtgacgTACACGGCCACCGTCGTGAAGGAGCCCGAGGGGGTGCAGGTGACGGTGACCCCGCCGACGCTGACGTTCGCGAGCACCGGCGAGGTGAGGCAGTTCTGGGTGAAGCTCGCCGTGAGGGaccccgcgccggccgcggaCTACGCGTTCGGCGCCATCGTTTGGTCGGACGGGAGCCACCTGGTGCGGAGCCCGCTCGTCGTCAAGACGCAGGTGGCTGGATGA
- the LOC102718183 gene encoding E3 ubiquitin-protein ligase RGLG2 has product MGAKDSKPSYNYSSSYDYGNSSSGYNNSRYPAYPANTSSSHSARYAPSTDNYVQPETHARLQRKYSRIGDDYRSLNQVTEALAQAGLESSNLIVGIDFTKSNEWTGKLSFNRRCLHDIGNTPNPYEQAISIIGRTLSVFDEDNLIPCFGFGDASTHDQEVFSFYPENRPCNGFEEALERYREIVPTLRLAGPTSFAPIIETAIGIVDSTGGQYHVLLIIADGQVTRSVDTQSGQLSPQERDTIDAIVKASQFPLSIVLVGVGDGPWDMMHQFDDNIPARSFDNFQFVNFTDIMSKSIAADRKEAEFALSALMEIPTQYKATLDLQLLGRRQRIQPRIPLPPPMRTAYSRSTSFDQRSGVYSRSSSFGPQTSGFQQSDSFKQRQPVATSAPDTTYATESSLEGRLLCAICMDKSKDLAFGCGHQTCYECGKNLVRCPMCQQHITTRIRLY; this is encoded by the exons ATGGGGGCAAAGGACTCCAAGCCTTCATATAACTATTCTTCTTCTTATGATTATGGGAATTCGTCTTCGGGATATAATAACTCGAGATACCCTGCATACCCTGCAAATACATCCTCCAGTCACAGTGCAAGATATGCCCCTTCTACGGATAACTATGTGCAGCCAGAAACGCATGCCAGGTTGCAAAGGAAGTACTCGAGGATTGGTGATGACTACCGCTCTCTGAATCAA GTGACTGAAGCTTTGGCACAGGCAGGTCTTGAATCTTCAAATCTTATTGTAGGTATTGATTTTACAAAGAGCAATGAATGGACAG GTAAACTTTCCTTCAATCGCCGATGTCTGCATGATATTGGAAACACCCCAAATCCATATGAGCAAGCAATATCTATTATTGGAAGGACACTTTCAGTTTTTGATGAAGATAATTTGATTCCTTGCTTTGGATTTGGTGATG CATCAACTCATGATCAGGAGGTATTCAGCTTTTATCCAGAGAACCGACCATGCAATGGATTTGAAGAAGCGTTAGAAAGATACAGAGAAATTGTTCCAACTCTTCGATTAGCTG GACCAACATCATTTGCTCCAATAATTGAGACGGCAATTGGGATTGTAGACAGCACTGGTGGTCAGTATCATGTTCTTCTGATAATAGCTGATGGACAG GTTACTCGAAGTGTTGATACACAGTCTGGGCAATTAAGCCCACAGGAGCGTGATACAattgatgctatagtaaaagCTAG CCAATTCCCCTTATCTATTGTTCTTGTTGGGGTTGGTGATGGGCCATGGGACATGATGCATCAGTTCGATGACAATATACCAGCTCGCTCATTTGACAATTTCCAG TTTGTGAATTTCACGGACATTATGTCAAAGAGCATAGCAGCTGACAGGAAGGAGGCAGAATTTGCATTGTCAGCCTTGATGGAAATCCCAACACAGTACAAGGCAACACTTGATCTCCAACTTCTAGG cCGTCGGCAAAGGATACAGCCAAGAATTCCTCTGCCACCACCTATGAGAACTGCTTATTCGAGATCTACTAGCTTTGACCAACGTTCCGGTGTTTATTCACGATCTAGTAGCTTTGGCCCACAAACAAGTGGTTTTCAGCAATCTGACAGCTTCAAACAGAGACAGCCTGTAGCTACAAGTGCTCCTGACACTACTTACGCTACAGAAAGTTCTTTAGAAGGAAGACTC TTGTGTGCTATTTGTATGGATAAATCGAAGGATCTTGCTTTTGGATGTGGACATCAG ACCTGCTACGAATGTGGTAAGAATTTGGTGCGCTGCCCTATGTGCCAGCAGCATATAACCACAAGGATCAGGCTGTACTGa